The nucleotide window GGCGGCACTGAGGCCAGATCAGGTAACGCCACCTGCTCCTGGGGCATGAGAATGCGGATGGAAGATGTCGCCCCCGCCCCACCGGTCAGGGTCAGGGAAACATTGCCCAACAGCAGCAGTAACATCAAAGGGACGAAATGACCGGCGCTTTCCAGGAGCTGACGCCACCAGTCGCTCCCCACCTCCTCCGAATGACAGCCACACCCGGGCTCAGGGAAGAGAAGTCCCGCCAAAAAGGCCACCCCCAACAATCCCCCACCCCCCCAGAGAATCCACCGTTGGGTATCCGCCAGATACAGCAAATCCGCTTTTCGGTAGATTGTGAGACCAAAAAAAAGCAGCCAGGCAAAAAGTTGAATGCCCGACCAGGGGGGGTGCCGAAGCCAGGCAAGGAGAAGCCGACCGGGTCTGACGGGAAGATTGAAACGCCCACTCTTCACAGCAGATCTTTCGGAAAGGTGTCAAAAAGTTCAAAGGCCGATTCCGGAAGGAACTGAAGTATGGTGATATAGACGCTCACCAGCAAGATGACGAGAACACTGAATTGGACGATAAAACGCGTTTTAAAAAGGGTCCGGTACATCAGCAGCAGTTTGATGTCCAGCATCGGTCCCAACACCAAAAAAGCGGTGTGGGCAAACATGTCGAATTCGACAAAACTGGCAGCGACAAAAGCGTCCGCTTCAGAACAGAGAGACATGACGAAGGCGGCGACCATCATTGAAGCGGGCCCCAGCACCGGGTCATCTCCAGCCTGAACCAGATATTCCCACGCCACCAGGGTTTTGAGCGCGCTGGCGAGAAAAACGCCCATGAGGAAAAAGAGGCTCATGTCGAGAAAATCTCCTCGCACCTGAGCCAAAATCCGGCCCAATCCCCGCCCCGGGTTACGGTCGTCCCGGTGATGGCTTCCCCCATCTCCGGTGTTGTGGGCATGACCCACCGCCGCCCCTTGGTGACCTGCTGCGTGATGGGGCGTGTTCGGACCCCTACCCCCTCCTGAATCAACAGGCAACGCCCCTGGAACCAGGACTTCTTTGGGTTTCAGACCCCAAATAATCAAACCCGCCACCACCGCCACCAACACCCCGCCCGCCCCCCGCATAAGGGGATAGAGGGGTTCCCGAAAAAAGGCGAGCCAGGTGCTGGTCAGCACCACCGGGTTAAAAACAGGCGCTGCCAGGAGGTAGGCGATGGTATGGGGCAGCGGCAACCCCTTGGCCAAAAGCCGCCGCCCCACCACCACCACGCCACACTCGCAGATGGGAAAGATCGGTGCCATCAAAACCACCACCGGAATCCCCAACCAGCCCAACCGCTTGGCGATGCGGGGAAGCAACCCGGGGGGGATGAAAAATTCGATCAATGCCGAAATAAATGCCCCCAGCACCATATAAGGGGCTGCCTCCAGGGTGATGGCGATAAAAAAGGTGGCAAAGTTGGTCCGTGAACCGGTGGCGGAGAGGGGGGTGGGGTTGAACAGCTGCTCGGTGACCGATGGTAGAAAAAACCCCAAAGCAGGCAGGACAAAAAAAATGGCGACAAAAATCAGCAGTAGCGCGGCAATAATCGCTTTTTCAGGGTTTGCCGCCTTGGTGGCTATGGGACTATGATAATGCCCGCTCATGGATGATCAGGATAACCCTTTCCTCTGGAGAGCAACCAAAAGCTTGAGAGCAATGAAAACCGTACCCGGGCCACCCTCCCGCTAACCAGCCAGTACGGAACCCATGAGGGCTTGGGCAAAAAAAATTAAATCCTATCTATGTTTTCACCGCTTTGTAAAGGCCTCCACCAACCCATGATCCGGTGTAACCCAAAAATCCAGCATGCCCGTTTTTCGCCTCTCTCCTGACCCCATCTTTCCACCACCGGTGCTGGCGGAAGAGAATGGTCTGCTGGCTGTTGGTGGGGATCTCTCCCCTGAGCGGCTGATAGCGGGTTACCAGGAGGGGATTTTTCCCTGGTATTCCGATGGAGATCCCATTCTCTGGTGGAGCCCGGATCCCCGCTTGGTGCTGCTGCCAAACCGGCTGCACATCTCCCGCTCCCTGAAAAAAACCCTGCGTCAAAAAAAATTCAAGATCACCTTCAACCAAGCCTTTCCCCAGGTGATGCGCGCCTGCGCCAAAGTGCGGGAAACATCCGGCACCTGGATCACCGAAGAAATGATGGCAGCCTACACCCGCCTCCACAAGTTGGGTCATGCCCATTCAGTGGAAGCGTGGCGGGCTGTTGAGGAAGAGCCAGAAGAGGGTGGTTCAGAAAAAAACAATTCAGCCGAAAAAAGGCTGGAGCTGGTGGGGGGAGTCTATGGGGTGGCGCTGGGGGGGACCTTTTTTGGGGAGTCGATGTTTTATCTCCAACGGGACGCCTCCAAAGTGGCCTTTGTCAGCCTGGTTCAGCGCCTCCAGGAGATGGGCTACGCCCTCATCGACTGCCAGATGACCACCCCCCACCTCCTCAGTTTGGGCGCGGAAGAGATCCCCCGGAGCCATTTTCTCCAGATTCTCTACCAAACCCTGGGACAGCCCACCACCCCCTGGGGCTGAAAAAACCGTTTTCCAGCTTGTTCAAAAAATCCAGCGCCACCCGCTCACCTCCCCCGTCACCCACCTCTTCCCTATCTGCTCCCTCTTTTTTGGCCAACATTTTGCTCTCAACCATCTGAACGCCCCAAATCCCGAAAAAAATGCCGCCACCCCCGGTAAACTCTGCCCTGATGGTGACGGGAAGTGGGGCAAAAACGACCTGTTTCAGGAATATAATTCAGACAACACGCCATTTCAGTGTTTGGCCCAATGTTTGCTCTTCAATGGGGAGCGACACGTTTATTCAGAAAAATGGCAGGATTGAAACAGGCAGGACCAGTAGGGTGATCAAGATATCAAAGGCTTCGACCTCCGAAGGTCGGCAACCAACGATAAAACAAGCGAGTATACGAACATGAGGCTGAATACACCCAAGCACTCCCAAGGGACAACGCCCACCCATCACGCAAGGGGGCGGTCACGCTTTTCCGGTTTTACCGCTCTGGTCCTGATTGTGGGATCTCTCCTCGTTGGCTGCCAACCCACGCCGATCAAATCCTCCAAGGATCATATTCTGCGTCCCACCTATCCCCCGGTGCGGGAGCCGATCATCTCCTCCAGTGCGGGTGGCGGCATTCTGCCCATTCCGGAGCTGGCCAGCCGAGCCGGTGAAGAGGGGGAGGTCTACACCATCACCGTCACCGACATGCCGGTCAGGGATCTGCTCTTTGCCCTCGCCCGGGACGCCAACATGAACATCGACGTCTATCCCGGCATCTCCGGACGGGTCACCCTGAGCGCCATCGACCAGTCCCTGGCACAGATTCTCGACCGGGTGGCCAAGCAGGTGGACCTGCGTTATGAAATCGAGGGAGAAACCATCATCGTCTCCCCGGACCGCCCCTACCTGAAGATCTATCAGGTGGACTATGTCAATATTTCCCGGGAGGTCACCAGCGCCAACAAAGTCTCCACCCAGCTCTCCACCGGCTCCATCGGCACCCTGACCGGGGATAGCATCTCCTCTGATCAAAACAATCTCTCCAACACCGTTCTCACCACCAGCTCCACCAATAAATTTTGGAACAGCTTGATCCAAAACGTCCAATCCATCATCGCCACGGTGCCCGCCGAACCGGTGCGCATGGATGAAAACATGCCCGGAGTCAACATGCCCAATGCCGGGATGAATGGGGGGCTGGAAGCGGGTGTGTTCGTTCAGCAGGTGGAGCCTTCCATTGTCACGGCCAACCCGGAAGCGGGCATGATCTCAATCTTTGCTACCGCCCGGCAGCACGAGCGGATCAAATCCCTGTTGGACAACGCCCTGGAAAATGTCCATCGCCAGGTTTTGATTGAATCCACCGTCGTGGAGGTGGAACTCTCTGATCGCTTCCAGGAAGGGGTCGACTGGGCGCAGGTTTACAGTGATGCCGCAGGCCTGGCTGCCTCTGGAATTTTTTCGGGTGGCTTTGTGGACAACATGGCCAACACCGCCGCGGGTGCTCTCAGCAGCTTTGCCAACAACACCTATACCACCGACGGCACGTCCCAGGCTCTCTCTGAGGTATTTACCCTGACCGCCTCTACCGGTGGCAACAACGGCGCCATCACCGCCACCATCAAGGCCCTGGAAACCTTCGGCAACACCAAGGTGCTCTCAAGCCCCAAAATCATGGCCCTGAACAACCAGGCAGCTCTCTTGAAGGTGGTTGAAAATACGGTCTTCTTCACCCTGGAAGCCAGCTCCCAGGCCACCGACACCTCCGAGGCCCAGGATCAGCCCAACATCGCCACCTTCAACACCCGAATCCACACCGTGCCCGTAGGCTTGGTGATGTCGGTCACGCCCCATATCGGCTCCAACGATATCGTCAGCTTGAACGTCCGACCCACCATCTCCCGGATCAGCGCCTGGAAAACCGATCCCAACCCCGCACTCGTAGCGGGCAACGCCCAAACCTCCATCACCGAATCCATCGTCAACCAGATCCCCGAGATCCAGGTCAAGGAGATGGAAACCATGATGCGGATCCACAGCGGTCAGGTGGCGGTGCTGGGTGGGTTGATGCAGGACAAGGTGGAAAAAAACAAGACCGGCATTCCCGGACTCAGCAACATGCCGGTGCTGGATAAACTCTTCGGCTATCGGGACGATACCGTCACCAAAACTGAACTGGTGGTTTTTCTCCGCCCGGTGGTGATGACCCATGGCCGCCCCCGGGAGATGGCCCAGGATAATCGCTCCTCCTGGGGAAGGCCGGAACGCCGCCAAGCCCAGACCCAGGACCACCTCACCTCCATGACCGAAGATTTGCCGTCGATGGATGAGGCTGCCCGGGAAGTGCCCTTGATGGATGATGTCAGCCAATCTGACGGGGTGGTGGAGCCCACCACGCCAACCGCTGCCGCCACCGAACCCCGGGAGCCGGAATCCCTGGAATCGATGGGACATGCCATGCAGACACCAGCCGCTCCCATGGCAGGGGTCACCCCCGGGAGTTCCTATCTGGACTTTACCCACAATCCAGCAGCCCGGGCAGCGCCCCAGGGGGTGCAAGT belongs to Magnetococcales bacterium and includes:
- a CDS encoding leucyl/phenylalanyl-tRNA--protein transferase — its product is MPVFRLSPDPIFPPPVLAEENGLLAVGGDLSPERLIAGYQEGIFPWYSDGDPILWWSPDPRLVLLPNRLHISRSLKKTLRQKKFKITFNQAFPQVMRACAKVRETSGTWITEEMMAAYTRLHKLGHAHSVEAWRAVEEEPEEGGSEKNNSAEKRLELVGGVYGVALGGTFFGESMFYLQRDASKVAFVSLVQRLQEMGYALIDCQMTTPHLLSLGAEEIPRSHFLQILYQTLGQPTTPWG
- the mshL gene encoding pilus (MSHA type) biogenesis protein MshL: MRLNTPKHSQGTTPTHHARGRSRFSGFTALVLIVGSLLVGCQPTPIKSSKDHILRPTYPPVREPIISSSAGGGILPIPELASRAGEEGEVYTITVTDMPVRDLLFALARDANMNIDVYPGISGRVTLSAIDQSLAQILDRVAKQVDLRYEIEGETIIVSPDRPYLKIYQVDYVNISREVTSANKVSTQLSTGSIGTLTGDSISSDQNNLSNTVLTTSSTNKFWNSLIQNVQSIIATVPAEPVRMDENMPGVNMPNAGMNGGLEAGVFVQQVEPSIVTANPEAGMISIFATARQHERIKSLLDNALENVHRQVLIESTVVEVELSDRFQEGVDWAQVYSDAAGLAASGIFSGGFVDNMANTAAGALSSFANNTYTTDGTSQALSEVFTLTASTGGNNGAITATIKALETFGNTKVLSSPKIMALNNQAALLKVVENTVFFTLEASSQATDTSEAQDQPNIATFNTRIHTVPVGLVMSVTPHIGSNDIVSLNVRPTISRISAWKTDPNPALVAGNAQTSITESIVNQIPEIQVKEMETMMRIHSGQVAVLGGLMQDKVEKNKTGIPGLSNMPVLDKLFGYRDDTVTKTELVVFLRPVVMTHGRPREMAQDNRSSWGRPERRQAQTQDHLTSMTEDLPSMDEAAREVPLMDDVSQSDGVVEPTTPTAAATEPREPESLESMGHAMQTPAAPMAGVTPGSSYLDFTHNPAARAAPQGVQVVQMAAPTQAPQAAQMGRTPMGHVIRAVPQQMAMPQQMAMPAPGYGQMAAQPAAMYPMAQGQMASPMPGGAMMAPQMAMQMQPMAPAAVSMNPVPVAAMPQNSLMAQAAIPQNSMMVQNPMTLPASASPPPPPGRFFVDLGSYRESDNADDIFRRVTDAGVPAYREPKFLGGLEYMMVRSGPYGSQDEAQMALSRINSQTGLHATIESY
- a CDS encoding permease is translated as MSGHYHSPIATKAANPEKAIIAALLLIFVAIFFVLPALGFFLPSVTEQLFNPTPLSATGSRTNFATFFIAITLEAAPYMVLGAFISALIEFFIPPGLLPRIAKRLGWLGIPVVVLMAPIFPICECGVVVVGRRLLAKGLPLPHTIAYLLAAPVFNPVVLTSTWLAFFREPLYPLMRGAGGVLVAVVAGLIIWGLKPKEVLVPGALPVDSGGGRGPNTPHHAAGHQGAAVGHAHNTGDGGSHHRDDRNPGRGLGRILAQVRGDFLDMSLFFLMGVFLASALKTLVAWEYLVQAGDDPVLGPASMMVAAFVMSLCSEADAFVAASFVEFDMFAHTAFLVLGPMLDIKLLLMYRTLFKTRFIVQFSVLVILLVSVYITILQFLPESAFELFDTFPKDLL